In one window of Hymenobacter nivis DNA:
- a CDS encoding chloride channel protein — translation MAYRFASSIFRWLPARLRTSSTTATAVFLLRWALLAALVGALAGTASAGFLVALEWVTRWREAHSRALALLPVGGLLVGLAYHYFGNRVVKGNNLILDEIHAPSDTIPLRLVPLVLGGTLVTHLFGGSAGREGTAVQMGAALADQLGRWLPRRERRLLLIAGMSAGFAAVFGTPLAGAVFGLEVFLLGSVRYDAILPSFLAAVVADAVTRAWGVGHTPYPALAALPLTATGLGCTLLAGALFGLAARFFATLTHGISRVFSRIKYPPLRPVVGGALVAAAMWALGTMRYAGLGVPVIVEAFQHQLGLQDFALKLVLTALTLGAGFKGGEVTPLFFIGAALGSALAGVLPLPVALLAGMGFVGVFAGAANTPLACVLMGLELFGARAGVYLGLSCVVAYLFSGHHGIYTSQLIGQAKNPLLGRQQGRRLNELG, via the coding sequence GTGGCTTACCGTTTTGCTTCCTCTATTTTTCGCTGGCTGCCGGCCCGGCTGCGGACTTCGTCTACCACTGCCACGGCAGTTTTTTTGCTGCGCTGGGCGCTGCTGGCGGCGCTGGTGGGGGCCCTGGCGGGCACGGCGTCGGCGGGCTTTTTGGTAGCGCTGGAGTGGGTGACGCGCTGGCGCGAGGCCCACTCTAGGGCCCTGGCACTGCTACCGGTGGGCGGCCTGCTGGTGGGCCTGGCCTACCATTACTTCGGCAACCGGGTGGTGAAGGGCAACAATCTGATTCTGGACGAGATACACGCGCCCAGCGACACGATTCCGCTGCGGCTGGTGCCGCTGGTGCTGGGCGGCACCCTCGTTACGCACCTGTTCGGCGGCTCGGCGGGGCGCGAGGGCACGGCCGTGCAAATGGGCGCTGCCCTGGCCGACCAGCTGGGCCGCTGGCTGCCGCGGCGCGAGCGCCGGCTGCTGCTCATCGCGGGCATGAGCGCGGGATTTGCCGCGGTGTTCGGCACGCCGCTGGCGGGGGCCGTGTTTGGCTTGGAGGTATTTTTGCTGGGCTCCGTGCGCTACGACGCCATTCTGCCCAGCTTCCTGGCCGCTGTGGTGGCCGATGCCGTGACGCGCGCCTGGGGCGTAGGCCACACGCCGTACCCCGCGCTGGCGGCGCTGCCGCTCACGGCCACCGGGCTGGGCTGCACGCTGCTGGCGGGGGCCCTGTTTGGGCTGGCGGCGCGGTTTTTCGCCACCCTCACGCACGGCATCTCCCGGGTTTTCAGTCGGATAAAGTACCCGCCGCTGCGGCCGGTGGTGGGCGGCGCGCTGGTGGCAGCGGCCATGTGGGCCCTGGGCACCATGCGCTACGCCGGTCTCGGCGTGCCCGTGATTGTGGAGGCATTTCAGCACCAGTTGGGGCTCCAGGATTTCGCCCTAAAGCTGGTGCTCACGGCCCTCACGCTGGGCGCGGGCTTCAAGGGCGGGGAGGTTACGCCGCTGTTTTTCATCGGGGCGGCGCTGGGCTCGGCGCTGGCCGGGGTGCTGCCGCTGCCGGTGGCGCTGCTGGCGGGCATGGGTTTCGTGGGCGTGTTTGCGGGCGCGGCCAACACGCCCCTAGCCTGCGTGCTGATGGGCCTGGAGCTGTTCGGGGCCCGCGCCGGCGTGTACCTGGGCCTGAGCTGCGTGGTGGCCTACCTCTTCTCGGGCCACCACGGCATCTACACCTCGCAGCTAATCGGGCAAGCTAAAAACCCGCTGCTGGGCCGGCAGCAGGGCCGGCGGCTGAACGAGCTGGGTTAA
- a CDS encoding FUSC family membrane protein, producing MPRPRFPTRLYYFFFGADFSSGLRTAVAILLPAALGAQFGQFDLGLTMATGAVCVSVPDAPGPPTHRRNGQLTALALVFAVALLTGYVAPVRWLLGLEVALLSFGLSMLLVWGARAGAVGTAGLLALVLTLAHPAAQPALVLPHALALGAGAAWYGLLALVLNWVGPYRAAQQALGESIHALAGYLSAKADFYRTRTDLADDYRRLVARQVAVSDTQEAVRAVLFRSRQVVNESTSTGRRLVLTFVDMVDLYERATATFLDYGALRRDFAASGALDEVARLLRDQAAALDRLGAAIQANRPLSGPPPDFAPALEALKTHLDALGAQEGGPSVWPLKKTLVTLRDFSRRLADMSRYFDAAAGPGAAPAVPGRAAQHLQFIARDAWRAGAYWQSFTLKSAVFRHSLRVLVASVVAFGVAELLWHGSHSYWILLTATVLLKPGFSLTRQRNGQRILGTLGGGLLGLAVLAAVSSNDVRFAVLVVFAITAYSFQRLSYVVFVVFLTAYLIIMYGLLKFEYLGVLQERIIDTLFGCAIAFGCGYFLFPRWEAAGLPELMAAVLRANQAYLYQVAARLAAPAGPAPTAYRLARKTAYVATANLAAAFQRMLSEPKRTHRHPTAVYEFVVLNYTLASGIAALAAADPGPAFTVATRRALMGAQGALATALRCLAPGAPEAAADTPPATAAPDDPAWREQLAFLQKVSGDISKAAEAVAQ from the coding sequence ATGCCACGCCCACGCTTCCCTACCCGCCTGTACTACTTCTTTTTCGGGGCCGACTTTTCGAGTGGGCTGCGCACGGCCGTGGCCATTTTGCTGCCGGCGGCGCTGGGGGCCCAGTTCGGGCAGTTCGACTTGGGCCTGACCATGGCCACGGGCGCCGTGTGCGTGAGCGTGCCCGACGCGCCGGGCCCCCCCACCCATCGCCGCAACGGTCAGCTCACGGCCCTGGCGCTGGTATTTGCCGTGGCCCTGCTCACGGGCTATGTGGCCCCGGTGCGCTGGCTGCTGGGGCTGGAAGTGGCCTTGCTGAGCTTCGGGCTGAGCATGCTGCTGGTCTGGGGGGCCCGGGCCGGGGCTGTGGGTACGGCTGGCCTGCTGGCGCTGGTGCTCACGCTGGCCCACCCGGCGGCGCAGCCGGCGCTGGTGCTGCCCCACGCGCTGGCCCTGGGCGCGGGCGCTGCCTGGTACGGCCTGCTGGCGCTGGTGCTGAACTGGGTGGGGCCCTACCGGGCGGCCCAGCAGGCGCTGGGCGAGAGCATCCACGCGCTGGCCGGCTACCTCAGCGCCAAGGCCGATTTTTACCGCACCCGCACCGACCTGGCCGACGACTACCGCCGCCTGGTGGCCCGCCAGGTGGCCGTGAGCGACACCCAGGAGGCCGTGCGCGCCGTGCTCTTCCGCAGCCGGCAGGTGGTGAACGAGTCCACCAGCACGGGCCGGCGGCTGGTGCTCACCTTCGTTGATATGGTGGACCTGTACGAGCGTGCCACGGCTACTTTTCTTGACTATGGGGCCCTGCGGCGCGACTTTGCCGCCAGCGGTGCGCTCGATGAGGTGGCCCGGCTGCTGCGCGACCAGGCTGCGGCCCTCGACCGCTTGGGGGCCGCCATCCAGGCCAACCGGCCCTTGAGCGGCCCGCCGCCCGACTTCGCGCCCGCCCTCGAAGCCCTCAAAACCCACCTCGACGCACTGGGGGCCCAGGAAGGGGGCCCCAGCGTGTGGCCGCTCAAGAAAACGCTCGTCACTCTGCGCGATTTTAGCCGCCGCCTGGCCGACATGAGCCGGTACTTCGACGCCGCCGCGGGCCCCGGGGCGGCCCCCGCTGTGCCCGGCCGCGCGGCCCAGCACTTACAGTTCATCGCCCGCGACGCCTGGCGAGCGGGCGCCTACTGGCAAAGCTTCACCCTGAAATCGGCGGTGTTCCGGCACTCGTTGCGGGTGCTGGTGGCCAGCGTGGTGGCCTTTGGCGTGGCCGAGCTGCTGTGGCACGGGTCGCACAGCTACTGGATTTTGCTCACGGCCACGGTGCTGCTTAAGCCGGGGTTCAGCCTCACGCGGCAGCGCAACGGGCAGCGCATCCTGGGCACGCTGGGCGGCGGCCTGCTGGGCCTGGCTGTGCTGGCCGCAGTGAGCAGCAACGACGTGCGCTTTGCCGTGCTGGTGGTATTCGCCATCACGGCCTACTCGTTTCAGCGCCTGAGCTACGTGGTGTTCGTGGTGTTCCTTACGGCCTACCTCATCATCATGTATGGGCTGCTGAAATTTGAGTACCTCGGCGTGCTTCAGGAGCGAATAATTGACACGCTCTTCGGCTGCGCCATTGCGTTTGGCTGCGGCTACTTCCTGTTTCCGCGCTGGGAGGCTGCCGGCCTGCCCGAGCTGATGGCCGCCGTGCTGCGCGCCAACCAGGCCTACCTCTACCAGGTGGCCGCTCGCCTGGCGGCCCCCGCCGGCCCCGCGCCTACTGCCTACCGCCTGGCCCGCAAAACCGCCTACGTGGCCACTGCCAACCTGGCCGCCGCCTTCCAGCGGATGCTCTCCGAGCCCAAGCGCACCCACCGCCACCCCACCGCCGTGTACGAATTTGTGGTGCTGAACTACACTCTGGCCTCGGGCATTGCTGCCCTGGCCGCCGCCGACCCGGGCCCCGCGTTCACGGTTGCTACCCGGCGCGCCCTGATGGGGGCCCAGGGGGCCCTGGCGACGGCCCTGCGCTGCCTGGCCCCCGGTGCCCCCGAGGCAGCTGCGGACACCCCGCCCGCCACCGCTGCCCCCGATGACCCCGCCTGGCGCGAGCAGTTGGCTTTCCTGCAAAAAGTGAGCGGCGACATTAGCAAAGCCGCCGAGGCCGTGGCGCAGTAG